The following proteins come from a genomic window of Flavobacterium crocinum:
- a CDS encoding 4'-phosphopantetheinyl transferase family protein: MKTSKLSISFSDVKSAESIPDKKFFLDSNDIIIYTIYLPNFTDLKSDLSKYLSDKEIKKSQRYYKESDTNRFITYRAILKFILAAYSKLRIKDIYFDYNFNKKPYLISHPWLHFNVSHSEDFAAIAISRKKVGLDIEYMSNDFKFTTLLPDVFEDKEALQIQNSSDIKHAFYTSWTRKEAFVKALGKGIDEDFKNLPSLDGQYNIDSTLLQNTQNWQVYSFDFAENYLGAVAFEDIPAISKNISLYTIPNNMDELLEMLPKKD; the protein is encoded by the coding sequence ATGAAAACATCTAAGCTCTCCATCTCTTTTTCTGATGTAAAAAGTGCAGAATCGATCCCTGATAAAAAGTTTTTTTTAGACAGTAATGATATTATTATATATACCATTTATTTACCCAATTTCACAGACTTAAAATCTGATCTTTCTAAATACCTAAGTGATAAAGAAATAAAAAAATCACAGCGTTATTATAAAGAATCAGATACTAATCGTTTTATCACCTATAGGGCTATTTTAAAGTTCATTTTAGCCGCATATAGTAAATTACGCATAAAAGATATTTACTTTGACTATAATTTCAATAAAAAGCCTTATTTAATATCTCATCCTTGGCTCCATTTTAATGTTTCTCATTCTGAAGATTTTGCTGCTATAGCCATTTCCCGAAAAAAAGTTGGATTAGATATCGAGTATATGTCAAATGATTTCAAATTTACCACTTTGCTTCCTGATGTTTTTGAAGATAAAGAGGCTTTACAAATTCAAAACTCATCTGATATAAAACACGCCTTTTACACTTCATGGACCCGAAAAGAAGCTTTTGTAAAAGCATTAGGAAAAGGAATTGATGAGGATTTTAAAAACCTCCCTAGTTTAGACGGACAGTACAATATAGATTCAACGTTATTACAAAACACACAAAACTGGCAGGTCTATAGTTTTGATTTTGCAGAAAATTATTTGGGAGCAGTTGCCTTTGAAGATATACCGGCAATTTCTAAAAACATCTCGTTATATACGATTCCAAACAACATGGATGAACTTCTTGAAATGCTTCCAAAAAAGGATTAA
- a CDS encoding non-ribosomal peptide synthetase: protein MKNQSQIQTEMETEIQFNPFSPEIERVIHTTNSQQEIWSDCIFGGSDANKAYNLSVSIKFKGNLVTDIFERAVKTLIQRHEGLRSVFSPDARFMCIYKDYPLEISHNDFSDLPAAEKQPAIENLVKEEVNKLFDLVNGPLFRVNLLKIDDFEYLAILTIHHIIGDGLSIDVILEELGTIYSAYIENKEPVLPKAEKFSEFAEKVNSFMESKEYKSVEDFWINIYKESVPTMELPLDYKRPSLRTYNSNRIDFPLEDSIINDLKNVGLNSGCSLVTTLLAAFEVFLSKITGQNDLVVGFPSSGNTLYDMRQLIGDCANLLPLRTKINPDISFTEYLKQRNFELFDAYEHQQVSFGHLLKNFGVARDPSRIPLVPVVFTVDLARTIENEFSYTGLTHSFKPNPRQYGTFEIQLHIFRAKDGPSFQWLYNTTLFKSETINQMMNSFKEIIQKVTSNANNPLSDLIGGNYSAEYNELNSTEMSYPNVTLTELLSIQAESTPNNIALQFHEAKTTYFELSQKVNQLAHYLKAQDVKPGDFIAVSFPRSPELLYTLLAIMQCGAAYLPLDPEYPKDRLEFMLNDSDAKILLTSKELFAHLPSWSKMLFIEDAMDTLKEYSTAPLPFIDNTESNAYILYTSGSTGNPKGVPITHKNLVNFLCSMAIEPGLNENDRLLSITTISFDIAGLELYLPLIKGATLILADQETARDGRLLLDLVKTEKINFLQATPTTWSMLLDSGWSEKLPIKALCGGEAMPVDLARELIAKCDTLWNVYGPTETTVWSSLKQIKNAGEIITIGKPIANTQIYLIDEQSQLVAPGNIGEIIIGGDGVAKGYWNRPELTAEKFIKNNITANEQEILYRTGDLGKLLPNNEIECLGRLDQQVKIRGHRIEPGEVEQALLSLDGIKSAVVLADENFLIAHIVPDSEIEEAQTKIPLWRESLAAKLPVQLIPHDFNLIEKIPTTLNGKIDRKALSQYKVNKKITYTAPRTEEENIVATIWKESLNIENIDIFSDFFEMGGHSIKGVKVMIEIEKHTGKRIPLSALFKYSTVEKFAKLLNTGTEIYSDCLVPIKPTGNKPPLFIVHGAGLNVLNFINLSKHFDEDQPVYGIQGTKPKGFDGWYESIEAMAAHYIDAIIKVNPKGPYALAGFSFGGIVAFEMTRQLKAKGKTVSLTALLDSYLDSSYYYGNYRRKQLVRYMDVTYRRLDFLKEMLLSWKAFKMRINGKKEYILQRHFGKKKIMTEQEELALQQFIEADKMVKKIVDLYHLKPQSFQVDLFRSKDDDNYKLDPTHLGWKKAALGGVNIHNISGNHLNIVAPPNDKVLARLIQDILDEKHENI, encoded by the coding sequence ATGAAAAATCAATCTCAAATACAAACAGAAATGGAAACTGAAATTCAATTTAATCCATTTTCACCTGAAATCGAACGAGTGATACATACAACGAATTCACAACAGGAAATATGGTCAGATTGTATTTTTGGAGGCAGTGATGCTAACAAAGCCTACAACCTGTCGGTATCTATCAAATTTAAAGGAAACTTAGTAACAGATATTTTTGAACGGGCTGTAAAAACTTTGATTCAGCGTCACGAAGGATTAAGATCTGTATTTAGTCCAGATGCGCGTTTTATGTGCATCTATAAGGATTATCCTTTAGAGATTTCTCACAATGATTTTTCTGATCTTCCAGCTGCTGAAAAACAACCTGCAATAGAAAATTTAGTAAAAGAAGAAGTTAACAAACTTTTCGATCTTGTCAACGGACCTTTATTTAGAGTGAACCTGCTTAAAATTGATGATTTCGAATATCTGGCGATTTTAACCATTCATCATATTATTGGCGATGGATTGAGTATTGATGTTATTCTAGAAGAACTTGGCACAATTTATTCTGCCTATATCGAAAATAAAGAACCAGTATTACCTAAAGCCGAAAAATTTAGTGAATTTGCCGAAAAGGTAAATTCATTTATGGAGAGTAAAGAGTATAAATCTGTAGAAGACTTTTGGATCAATATCTATAAAGAATCAGTACCGACAATGGAACTCCCTTTAGATTATAAAAGACCTTCTTTAAGAACCTACAATAGTAACAGAATTGATTTTCCTTTAGAGGACAGCATTATTAATGACTTAAAAAATGTTGGTTTAAATTCAGGATGCAGTTTAGTTACTACTTTACTGGCAGCATTTGAAGTTTTTCTATCCAAAATTACTGGTCAAAATGATTTAGTAGTAGGTTTTCCTTCATCAGGAAATACTTTATACGACATGAGACAATTGATTGGGGATTGTGCAAATCTTCTTCCCTTGCGCACTAAAATAAATCCTGATATTAGTTTTACAGAATATTTAAAACAGCGAAATTTTGAGTTATTTGATGCCTATGAACATCAACAAGTTAGCTTTGGACATCTTTTAAAAAATTTTGGTGTAGCAAGAGATCCTTCAAGAATTCCGTTAGTACCTGTTGTATTTACAGTTGATTTGGCTCGAACAATAGAAAATGAATTTTCGTATACAGGCCTAACACATAGCTTTAAACCAAATCCGAGACAATATGGAACTTTTGAAATTCAACTTCATATTTTTAGAGCCAAAGATGGCCCGTCATTTCAATGGCTATATAATACGACACTATTTAAATCAGAAACGATAAATCAAATGATGAATTCTTTTAAAGAAATAATTCAAAAAGTAACATCAAATGCAAATAACCCTCTATCCGATTTAATTGGTGGTAATTATTCAGCAGAATATAATGAGTTAAACAGTACAGAAATGTCATATCCAAATGTAACCCTAACAGAGTTGTTAAGTATACAAGCGGAATCTACACCTAACAATATAGCCTTACAATTTCATGAAGCAAAAACTACTTATTTTGAATTAAGCCAAAAGGTAAATCAATTAGCCCACTATCTCAAAGCTCAAGACGTTAAACCTGGCGATTTTATTGCAGTATCTTTTCCAAGAAGCCCAGAACTTCTTTATACTTTATTAGCAATAATGCAATGTGGCGCAGCTTATTTGCCATTAGATCCCGAATATCCTAAAGATCGTTTGGAATTTATGCTAAATGACTCCGACGCAAAAATTTTATTAACCAGTAAAGAATTATTTGCACACTTACCATCGTGGTCTAAAATGTTATTTATAGAAGATGCAATGGACACCTTAAAGGAATATTCTACAGCACCTCTTCCTTTTATTGATAACACAGAAAGTAACGCCTATATACTTTATACATCTGGATCAACAGGTAATCCAAAAGGAGTTCCTATCACTCATAAAAACCTGGTTAATTTTCTATGCAGTATGGCAATAGAACCAGGTCTAAATGAGAACGACAGATTACTTTCTATCACAACAATCTCATTTGATATCGCAGGTTTAGAATTATATCTTCCTTTAATTAAAGGAGCTACATTAATCTTAGCCGATCAAGAAACAGCTAGAGATGGAAGACTTCTATTAGACTTAGTAAAAACAGAAAAAATTAACTTCTTACAAGCTACACCAACAACATGGTCAATGCTTCTTGATTCCGGATGGTCTGAAAAATTACCTATAAAAGCATTATGTGGTGGCGAAGCAATGCCGGTAGATCTTGCTCGAGAACTTATAGCTAAATGTGACACTCTTTGGAACGTATATGGACCAACAGAAACTACAGTCTGGTCTTCATTAAAACAAATAAAAAATGCTGGTGAAATCATAACCATAGGAAAACCAATAGCTAACACACAAATCTATTTAATTGATGAACAAAGTCAGCTTGTTGCACCGGGAAACATCGGAGAAATTATAATTGGCGGTGATGGTGTTGCAAAAGGGTATTGGAACAGACCTGAACTAACAGCTGAAAAATTTATCAAAAACAATATTACTGCCAATGAACAAGAAATACTTTATCGTACAGGAGATTTAGGAAAATTACTTCCTAATAACGAAATAGAATGTCTAGGACGTTTAGACCAGCAAGTAAAGATCAGAGGGCATCGTATTGAACCGGGCGAAGTAGAACAAGCACTTCTGTCTCTTGATGGCATAAAATCAGCTGTAGTACTGGCTGATGAAAATTTTCTAATTGCCCATATTGTACCTGATTCAGAAATAGAAGAAGCACAAACTAAAATTCCTTTATGGCGTGAAAGTTTAGCAGCAAAACTACCGGTACAATTAATTCCTCATGATTTTAATTTAATAGAAAAGATTCCAACAACTCTTAACGGAAAAATAGACCGAAAAGCACTATCACAATATAAAGTCAATAAAAAAATAACATATACTGCACCACGTACTGAGGAAGAAAATATAGTCGCAACTATTTGGAAAGAAAGTCTAAACATTGAAAATATCGATATTTTTAGTGATTTCTTCGAAATGGGCGGTCATTCAATCAAAGGTGTAAAAGTGATGATTGAGATAGAAAAACATACTGGTAAGCGAATTCCACTATCAGCACTGTTCAAATATTCTACTGTCGAAAAATTTGCTAAATTATTAAATACAGGTACAGAAATTTATTCCGATTGTTTAGTTCCGATAAAACCAACAGGAAACAAACCACCTCTTTTTATCGTTCATGGCGCAGGACTCAATGTATTAAATTTCATAAATCTGAGTAAACACTTCGACGAAGATCAGCCAGTTTATGGCATCCAAGGCACTAAACCAAAAGGTTTTGACGGATGGTACGAATCAATAGAAGCAATGGCAGCACATTACATTGATGCTATTATCAAAGTAAATCCGAAAGGCCCTTATGCATTGGCAGGTTTCTCTTTTGGTGGAATCGTAGCTTTTGAAATGACACGCCAGCTAAAAGCAAAAGGTAAAACAGTAAGTTTAACAGCATTATTAGATTCTTACTTAGATTCTTCTTATTACTACGGAAATTATCGACGTAAACAGCTCGTACGCTACATGGATGTTACTTACAGAAGATTAGATTTCCTAAAAGAAATGTTATTAAGCTGGAAAGCTTTTAAAATGCGAATCAATGGTAAAAAAGAATACATCTTGCAAAGACATTTTGGAAAGAAAAAAATAATGACCGAACAAGAAGAACTGGCACTTCAGCAATTTATAGAAGCTGATAAGATGGTCAAAAAAATTGTTGACCTTTACCATCTTAAACCGCAAAGTTTTCAGGTTGATTTATTTCGATCAAAAGACGATGACAACTATAAATTAGACCCTACACATTTAGGCTGGAAAAAAGCAGCATTAGGAGGTGTTAATATTCATAACATCTCCGGTAACCATTTAAATATTGTAGCGCCGCCAAATGACAAGGTATTAGCACGTTTAATTCAAGATATTTTAGATGAGAAACATGAAAACATCTAA
- a CDS encoding polyketide synthase, translating into MKRPNKNSLDNEVNWKNMSYPQNALHELFTKQAETTPNSIALEFENVKFTYKELSQTVNQIANYFLVKGLSSGQVVAVSMERGSNLIASLLAILQCGATYLPLDPKFPSERLEFMLEDSETSFLLTTRSLSDSLPKSSSTILIEDILSSLNQYPVTPLSISVANNSAAYMMYTSGSTGKPKGVTVTHKNLVNFLYSMAIEPGINPEDKLLSITTISFDIAGLELFLPLITGATVLFADYETTRDGQLLLKLLQEKEITILQATPTTWQMLLDSGWEKRLPLKALCGGEAMPLNLARQLTLKCESLWNMYGPTETTIWSAVKEVKNDDELITIGLPIANTQIYLLDENGQSVESGAIGEIVIGGDGVAEGYWKRPELTAEKFIPDTFSTNPNAILYRTGDLGKLLSNGEFQCLGRIDHQVKIRGHRIELGEIESTLNTLSGIKQSAVIVSNHLGNEDKLVAYLKSGEQFQDEKQIHEALSKILPEILLPSKYIWVDEFPITPNGKIDKKNLPVPEYNRPDSAPLFKKPTTELEKEIAKIWSEELKIASIGIDDDFFDLGGSSVLAQKVTTLMRQQLSKEVPVSKIYIHPTIKELAATLEDNNNENNNNEEPFTLKNTNDKTASSDIAIIGMAGRFPGSDTIDELWENLRDGKETISLFTKEELDISLPESLRNDPLYIAARGILPSAKTFDAAFFGLNPQLAAAMDPQIRIFLEISYEALEQSGHLPKHYKGTIGVYSGSEINSYYENNIFSNNELKSAVGELQIYTVNGKDFIAPRTSYHLNLKGPSVSVHSACSTSLLAIAEAVKAIRAGMCDVALAGGSSVTAPLNSGHLYDDGFIKSPDGSTRSFEASGKGTVFSDGAGVVVLKRLEDAEKDGDIIYGLIKGVGVNNDGGDKGSFMAPSAKGQAGAIINAFNDAQISPSTISYMEAHGTATPIGDPIEIEGLKIAYGKQEKNNFCALGSIKSNMGHTTAAAGVAGLIKILLAMRYKKIPPMVNFSKPNPNIDFDNSPFFINNTLIDWNAEGKRRAGVSSFGIGSTNVHAIVEEYEAKPIPSSTSRPFQLLMWSAKNQNSLLGYENALGHFIDKSRDLSLADIAYSLNTTRDEFNHRSFLISNSTDDAAEKLLCLKAKTTKSSVLKNVPSEIGFLFPGQGSQYVQMGKTLYDNEKVYRDAVDKCAELLMDELKLDIRDIIYPKVKCNEAEEQLKNTRLTQPSLFVTEYALSQLWMSWGIKPTFLCGHSIGEFAAAHLAGILSLKDALHIVTVRGKLISELPSGSMLIVRVPVNQLKELMPGTLSIAAINSTQFCVVSGTKEDISAFNQELDAKEIPNKLLNTSHAFHSFMMEPILDDFKKELEKVKLNIPRLPIISTASGTWLTDTEATSTTYWVNQLKSTVRFADAMDTAFELDDFILLEVGPGQTLTTLARQQAAGKIIPAFTSLNFPKDEKDSEYSTLLNALGDLWSRGVNPDWKAFYGEQKRQKIELPSYVFDRKHCWIDPVETIQTIAIQKSIVTDAIAAPVQIENNSVETNDSRKDSILLEISEIIKNASGIIYESDAIENTFLELGLDSLSLTQLSGKLKKEFNLPITFRQLNEAYSTPSLLADYIELNLPEEQLTAKTKVLETVQSQIINSNITSAEIQLASPQNQVSLEQIVHQIQLLSQKVDQLQNYQTASVNGNASFANLKVEHFDTVKFNNESLTEKNGSNGHVNGTNGSHKKEKNFDMSKFNDNETYQNNSFEKKYIIKADEPPVQGSKLGRDENGNPAWFIEDPNQNGNFVKIKL; encoded by the coding sequence ATGAAAAGACCTAATAAAAATAGTTTAGACAACGAGGTAAATTGGAAAAACATGAGTTATCCTCAAAATGCATTGCACGAGCTTTTTACAAAACAAGCTGAAACAACTCCAAATTCAATAGCACTTGAATTTGAAAATGTAAAATTTACCTATAAAGAATTGTCTCAGACAGTAAATCAAATAGCTAATTATTTCTTAGTTAAAGGTTTATCTTCCGGACAAGTAGTTGCTGTATCTATGGAACGTGGTTCCAATTTAATTGCTTCTTTATTAGCAATTTTGCAATGTGGAGCTACTTACTTACCATTAGATCCAAAATTTCCAAGCGAACGTTTAGAATTTATGCTTGAAGATTCTGAAACTAGTTTTTTACTAACTACAAGATCCCTTTCAGATTCATTACCAAAAAGTTCTTCAACTATACTTATAGAAGATATATTGTCTTCACTCAATCAATATCCGGTTACACCATTATCTATTTCAGTTGCAAATAATTCTGCAGCTTATATGATGTATACGTCAGGATCAACTGGAAAACCTAAAGGAGTAACTGTTACACATAAAAATTTAGTAAACTTTCTATACAGCATGGCAATTGAGCCAGGCATCAATCCAGAAGATAAGTTATTATCAATTACTACAATTTCTTTTGATATTGCTGGTTTAGAATTATTTCTACCTTTAATTACTGGCGCAACAGTGCTTTTTGCAGATTATGAAACCACTCGTGATGGACAACTTTTACTGAAGCTTTTACAAGAAAAAGAAATTACAATACTACAAGCCACTCCTACTACATGGCAAATGCTGCTTGATTCGGGATGGGAAAAACGTTTACCTTTAAAAGCTCTTTGCGGAGGCGAAGCAATGCCTTTAAACCTTGCTCGTCAATTAACTTTAAAATGTGAATCGCTTTGGAATATGTACGGTCCAACTGAAACTACAATTTGGTCTGCCGTTAAAGAGGTTAAAAATGATGATGAATTAATTACAATTGGCCTTCCTATTGCAAATACTCAAATTTATTTATTAGACGAAAATGGTCAAAGTGTCGAATCTGGAGCTATAGGTGAAATTGTTATTGGCGGAGACGGAGTCGCAGAAGGTTACTGGAAACGTCCGGAACTTACAGCTGAAAAATTTATTCCTGATACATTTTCAACAAATCCAAACGCTATCCTTTACCGCACAGGTGACTTAGGCAAATTATTGTCAAATGGAGAATTTCAATGTTTAGGCCGTATAGATCATCAAGTAAAAATTAGAGGCCATCGTATTGAATTGGGTGAAATTGAATCAACACTAAATACCCTTTCAGGAATTAAACAATCTGCTGTTATTGTAAGTAATCATCTTGGAAATGAAGATAAACTTGTAGCTTACCTAAAATCCGGGGAGCAATTTCAGGATGAAAAACAAATTCATGAGGCACTTTCCAAAATATTGCCAGAAATATTACTGCCTTCAAAATATATTTGGGTAGATGAATTTCCAATAACGCCAAATGGAAAAATTGACAAAAAGAACTTACCAGTTCCTGAATACAATAGACCAGATTCTGCACCTCTTTTCAAAAAACCAACAACAGAATTAGAAAAAGAAATTGCTAAAATCTGGAGCGAAGAATTAAAAATAGCAAGCATTGGTATTGATGATGATTTTTTCGATTTAGGAGGAAGCTCTGTTCTTGCACAAAAAGTAACGACTTTAATGAGGCAGCAATTATCTAAAGAAGTACCTGTTTCAAAAATTTATATTCATCCAACTATTAAAGAATTGGCAGCAACTCTAGAAGACAACAATAACGAAAACAATAATAATGAAGAACCATTTACATTAAAAAATACAAATGATAAAACAGCTTCATCAGACATTGCAATAATTGGTATGGCGGGAAGATTTCCCGGCTCTGATACAATTGATGAATTATGGGAAAATCTTAGAGATGGAAAAGAAACAATCTCTTTATTTACCAAAGAAGAATTAGATATTAGTTTACCCGAAAGCCTTCGCAATGATCCTTTATATATAGCTGCAAGAGGGATTCTGCCTTCTGCTAAAACATTTGACGCTGCTTTCTTCGGATTAAATCCACAATTGGCTGCCGCAATGGATCCGCAAATAAGAATATTTTTAGAGATTTCTTACGAAGCTTTAGAACAATCTGGTCACTTGCCTAAACATTATAAAGGAACTATTGGAGTATATTCAGGAAGTGAAATTAATTCTTATTATGAAAATAATATTTTTTCCAACAACGAATTAAAAAGTGCAGTAGGTGAATTACAAATCTATACTGTAAATGGTAAAGATTTTATTGCGCCCCGAACCTCTTATCATTTAAATCTAAAAGGACCTTCTGTTAGTGTTCACTCCGCTTGCTCAACTTCACTTTTAGCAATTGCAGAAGCTGTTAAAGCTATTCGTGCCGGAATGTGCGATGTTGCACTTGCTGGAGGATCAAGCGTTACAGCTCCTTTAAATAGCGGTCATCTATATGATGACGGTTTCATCAAGAGTCCGGATGGGTCTACAAGATCTTTTGAGGCTTCAGGAAAGGGGACTGTTTTTAGCGACGGAGCCGGAGTTGTTGTACTTAAAAGACTAGAAGATGCTGAAAAAGATGGCGATATTATTTACGGACTTATTAAAGGAGTTGGAGTAAACAATGACGGAGGTGACAAAGGAAGTTTTATGGCTCCAAGTGCTAAAGGACAAGCCGGTGCAATTATTAATGCTTTTAATGACGCTCAAATATCTCCTTCTACAATTAGCTACATGGAGGCACACGGAACCGCCACTCCAATTGGTGACCCTATAGAAATTGAAGGTCTTAAAATAGCTTACGGCAAACAAGAAAAAAACAACTTTTGTGCACTAGGTTCTATAAAAAGCAACATGGGGCATACCACAGCAGCAGCTGGAGTTGCAGGATTGATTAAGATATTGCTGGCAATGCGTTATAAAAAAATTCCGCCAATGGTAAATTTCTCAAAACCAAATCCAAATATAGATTTTGACAACAGTCCATTTTTCATCAACAATACCTTAATAGATTGGAACGCAGAAGGTAAAAGAAGAGCTGGTGTAAGTTCATTCGGAATTGGAAGTACAAATGTTCATGCCATTGTAGAAGAATACGAAGCAAAACCAATTCCATCTTCAACTTCGCGTCCATTTCAACTTTTAATGTGGTCTGCAAAAAACCAAAATAGTTTACTTGGTTATGAAAATGCTCTTGGTCATTTTATAGATAAATCAAGAGATCTTTCTTTGGCAGATATTGCTTATTCATTAAATACAACAAGAGACGAGTTTAACCACCGAAGCTTTTTAATCTCAAATTCTACAGATGATGCCGCTGAAAAATTACTTTGTTTAAAAGCAAAAACTACCAAATCATCCGTTTTAAAAAATGTACCTTCTGAAATAGGATTTTTGTTTCCAGGCCAAGGATCTCAATATGTGCAAATGGGTAAAACGCTTTACGATAACGAAAAAGTATATCGCGATGCTGTAGACAAATGTGCCGAATTACTGATGGACGAATTAAAATTAGACATTCGTGATATCATCTATCCAAAGGTTAAATGTAATGAAGCCGAGGAACAGTTGAAGAATACTCGATTAACACAACCTTCATTATTTGTGACAGAATATGCTTTGTCTCAATTATGGATGAGCTGGGGAATAAAACCAACTTTTCTTTGTGGTCATAGTATTGGTGAATTTGCTGCTGCACATTTAGCCGGAATTTTAAGTTTAAAAGATGCATTACATATAGTAACAGTTAGAGGAAAATTAATTAGTGAACTGCCTAGTGGATCTATGTTGATCGTTCGCGTACCAGTAAATCAGTTAAAAGAGTTAATGCCAGGCACACTTTCAATTGCTGCAATAAATTCAACTCAATTTTGTGTTGTTTCTGGAACCAAAGAAGATATTTCAGCTTTCAACCAAGAACTTGACGCTAAAGAGATTCCTAATAAATTACTGAATACAAGTCATGCTTTTCACTCTTTTATGATGGAACCAATTTTAGATGACTTTAAAAAAGAATTAGAAAAAGTAAAACTAAACATTCCAAGATTGCCAATTATTTCGACAGCATCTGGTACATGGCTTACAGATACTGAAGCAACAAGTACAACATATTGGGTAAATCAATTAAAAAGTACGGTACGATTTGCAGACGCAATGGATACTGCCTTTGAATTAGATGATTTTATATTATTAGAAGTGGGTCCAGGACAAACTCTTACTACTTTAGCTCGTCAACAAGCTGCAGGCAAAATCATACCTGCTTTTACAAGTTTAAATTTTCCTAAAGACGAAAAAGATAGTGAATATTCTACGCTATTAAATGCTTTAGGAGATTTATGGAGCAGAGGTGTTAATCCTGACTGGAAAGCTTTCTATGGCGAACAAAAAAGACAAAAAATAGAATTACCAAGTTATGTTTTTGATCGTAAACATTGCTGGATTGATCCTGTAGAAACAATTCAAACAATAGCTATACAAAAATCAATTGTTACCGATGCTATTGCAGCTCCGGTCCAAATTGAGAATAATAGTGTTGAAACAAATGATTCGAGAAAAGATTCCATTTTACTTGAAATCTCAGAAATCATCAAAAATGCTTCAGGGATAATTTACGAATCTGATGCAATTGAAAATACTTTCTTAGAATTAGGATTAGATTCATTATCGCTTACACAATTATCTGGAAAACTAAAAAAAGAATTCAATTTACCAATTACTTTTAGACAATTGAATGAAGCTTATTCAACACCATCTCTTTTAGCTGATTATATTGAATTAAACCTTCCTGAAGAGCAATTAACTGCTAAAACAAAAGTGCTTGAAACAGTTCAAAGTCAAATCATTAATTCAAATATTACGTCAGCTGAAATTCAACTAGCCTCTCCTCAAAATCAAGTCTCATTAGAACAAATTGTACATCAAATTCAGCTTTTAAGTCAAAAAGTAGATCAATTACAAAATTACCAGACAGCTTCAGTAAACGGAAATGCTTCATTTGCAAATTTAAAAGTAGAACATTTTGATACGGTTAAATTTAATAATGAATCACTAACGGAAAAAAATGGTTCTAACGGACATGTTAATGGAACCAATGGTTCTCATAAAAAAGAAAAAAACTTTGATATGTCAAAATTCAACGATAACGAAACATACCAAAACAATTCTTTTGAAAAAAAATACATTATTAAAGCAGATGAACCGCCTGTACAAGGAAGTAAACTAGGACGAGATGAAAATGGAAATCCAGCATGGTTTATTGAAGACCCCAATCAAAATGGAAATTTTGTAAAAATCAAACTGTAA
- a CDS encoding ATP/GTP-binding protein: MRIAILGAHLVGKTTLAEKLQESFSNYELYPEPYFEMQEMGFAFSETPTADDYMSQLDYSLKQILRSDKNAIFDRCPLDLLAYALAVDDSVNFQSVFNKIQDAINKIDVFVFVPIEDRDRISCSDSNLPELRYYVNDIIIELINDFDLKVIEVKGDLSQRLNKIENRIK; the protein is encoded by the coding sequence ATGAGAATAGCAATACTAGGAGCACATTTAGTAGGTAAGACTACATTAGCAGAAAAACTACAAGAATCTTTTTCTAATTACGAGCTTTATCCGGAGCCTTATTTTGAAATGCAGGAAATGGGTTTTGCTTTTTCTGAAACACCAACTGCAGATGATTATATGTCGCAGTTAGACTATTCTTTAAAACAAATTCTGAGAAGTGATAAAAATGCTATTTTCGACCGTTGTCCGCTTGATCTTTTAGCTTATGCTTTAGCAGTTGATGATTCCGTAAATTTTCAGTCAGTGTTTAATAAAATTCAAGACGCGATTAATAAAATTGATGTTTTTGTGTTTGTTCCAATTGAAGATCGCGATAGAATTTCATGCTCAGACTCGAATTTACCCGAGCTTAGATATTACGTTAATGATATTATTATTGAACTAATTAATGATTTCGATTTAAAGGTGATTGAGGTTAAAGGGGATCTATCTCAAAGACTGAATAAGATTGAAAATAGAATAAAGTAA